The following are encoded in a window of Mycobacterium decipiens genomic DNA:
- the coaBC gene encoding bifunctional phosphopantothenoylcysteine decarboxylase/phosphopantothenate--cysteine ligase CoaBC: protein MVDRKRIVVGVSGGIAAYKACTVVRQLTEAGHHVRVIPTESALRFVGAATFEALSGEPVRTGVFDDVPAVPHVHLGQQADLVVVAPATADLLARAVAGRADDLLTATLLTARCPVLFAPAMHTEMWLHPATVDNVATLRCRGAVVLEPASGRLTGADSGAGRLPEAEEITTLAQLLLERHDALPYDLAGRKLLVTAGGTREPIDPVRFLGNRSSGKQGYAVARVAAQRGAEVTLIAGHTAGLIDPAGVEVVHVSSAQQLGDAVSKHAPTADVLVMAAAVADFRPAQVATAKIKKGAEGPPTIQLLRNDDVLAGAVRARAHGQLPNMRAIVGFAAETGDANGDVLFHARAKLRRKGCDLLVVNAVGEGRAFEVDSNDGWLLASDGTELALQHGSKTLMASRIVDAIVTFLEGCSS from the coding sequence CTGGTGGACCGCAAGCGGATCGTCGTCGGCGTCTCCGGGGGTATCGCCGCCTACAAGGCGTGCACCGTCGTTCGTCAGCTCACCGAGGCGGGTCATCACGTCCGGGTCATTCCCACCGAATCCGCGCTGCGTTTCGTCGGTGCCGCTACGTTCGAGGCCCTCTCCGGCGAGCCGGTGCGCACCGGCGTTTTCGACGATGTTCCGGCGGTGCCGCATGTTCACCTTGGTCAACAGGCCGACCTGGTCGTGGTGGCGCCCGCCACCGCCGATCTGCTGGCCCGGGCGGTGGCCGGCCGGGCCGACGATCTGCTGACCGCGACGCTGCTGACGGCGCGATGTCCGGTGTTGTTCGCGCCGGCGATGCATACCGAGATGTGGCTGCATCCGGCCACCGTCGACAACGTGGCCACGCTGCGCTGTCGCGGGGCGGTGGTGCTGGAACCCGCATCAGGACGGCTCACCGGCGCTGACAGCGGGGCGGGTCGATTGCCCGAGGCCGAGGAAATCACCACACTTGCCCAGCTGCTGCTGGAGCGGCACGACGCCCTGCCCTACGATCTGGCGGGTCGAAAGCTGCTGGTTACCGCCGGCGGCACCCGCGAGCCGATCGATCCGGTGCGCTTTCTGGGCAACCGCAGCTCCGGCAAGCAGGGTTACGCCGTCGCACGGGTAGCCGCGCAGCGCGGCGCGGAGGTTACTTTGATCGCCGGGCATACCGCGGGGCTCATCGATCCCGCCGGTGTCGAGGTGGTGCACGTCAGTTCGGCACAGCAACTCGGGGACGCGGTGTCCAAGCACGCGCCGACCGCGGACGTATTGGTGATGGCGGCGGCAGTCGCGGACTTCCGGCCTGCGCAGGTCGCCACCGCCAAGATCAAGAAGGGCGCCGAAGGCCCACCGACGATCCAGCTGCTGCGCAATGACGACGTGCTGGCGGGGGCGGTGCGGGCCCGCGCCCATGGCCAACTACCCAATATGCGGGCCATCGTGGGCTTCGCAGCCGAGACAGGGGACGCCAACGGCGACGTGCTCTTTCATGCCCGAGCTAAACTGCGACGCAAAGGCTGCGATCTGCTAGTCGTCAATGCGGTCGGCGAGGGAAGGGCCTTTGAGGTGGACAGCAACGATGGCTGGCTGCTGGCGTCCGACGGTACCGAGTTGGCATTGCAACACGGCTCCAAAACACTAATGGCGAGCCGTATCGTGGATGCAATCGTCACGTTCCTGGAAGGTTGTAGCAGCTAG
- a CDS encoding PPE family protein produces MDYGVLPPEINSGRMYAGPGAGSLLAAEAAWAGLAAELNSVAAGHRSVISGLTSGPWLGPASTSLVAATSPFVAWLDSSAEQAELAASQAGAAAASYETAFAATVPPPVITANRALLAGLIATNFLGQNTAAIATVEAQYFEFWARDSAAMYDYASSASTASRLTDFAEPAEVTTPGGLGRQANAVAAAAASSVQTKVPETLNGLNYNVSGLLKTLSSPNLGFSSLDPIDDYLVNHTLFDDLASLYTKYLGGYVSSAQMTVQMGQSFGQISNGIAAMTTLMKGLAPAANALEGAASAAGSAATSAAANAGGVAAGLGKALPMGALSVPPSWTPVSAATNPGVAALADAAAVPVGAGAVNTLPVAPPFGQFIGGQYGRNLPTYGFRPAVMAKPPAAG; encoded by the coding sequence ATGGACTATGGAGTGTTGCCGCCCGAAATCAATTCCGGGCGTATGTATGCCGGTCCAGGCGCGGGTTCGTTGCTCGCGGCCGAGGCGGCTTGGGCGGGGCTGGCTGCGGAGTTGAACTCGGTCGCCGCGGGTCATCGATCGGTGATTTCCGGGTTAACTAGCGGTCCGTGGTTGGGGCCCGCGTCAACGTCACTTGTTGCCGCTACGTCTCCGTTCGTGGCGTGGCTGGACAGCAGCGCCGAGCAGGCGGAGCTGGCCGCGAGTCAGGCGGGGGCGGCGGCGGCCTCGTATGAGACCGCGTTCGCGGCGACGGTGCCTCCGCCGGTGATCACGGCCAACCGGGCGCTGCTGGCGGGGCTGATCGCCACCAATTTTTTGGGCCAAAACACCGCGGCGATCGCGACCGTTGAGGCCCAGTACTTCGAATTTTGGGCTCGGGACTCGGCGGCAATGTACGACTACGCGAGCTCCGCATCCACGGCGTCGCGGTTGACCGATTTCGCCGAGCCCGCGGAAGTGACCACCCCGGGCGGGTTGGGCCGGCAAGCCAACGCGGTTGCGGCCGCCGCCGCGAGTTCGGTCCAGACCAAGGTGCCCGAAACGCTGAACGGCCTCAACTACAACGTATCCGGGCTTTTGAAGACACTGTCGTCGCCCAACCTGGGCTTCTCAAGCCTCGATCCGATCGATGATTATCTGGTGAATCACACGCTGTTCGACGACCTCGCCTCGCTGTACACGAAGTATCTTGGCGGGTACGTCTCATCGGCGCAGATGACCGTCCAGATGGGACAGTCCTTCGGGCAGATCAGCAACGGTATCGCGGCCATGACCACGCTGATGAAGGGTTTGGCTCCCGCGGCCAACGCGTTAGAAGGCGCGGCTTCGGCGGCGGGGTCTGCCGCCACAAGTGCAGCCGCGAACGCCGGAGGCGTGGCAGCCGGACTGGGAAAGGCGCTTCCGATGGGCGCGTTGTCGGTGCCACCAAGCTGGACTCCGGTGAGCGCCGCAACCAACCCCGGGGTGGCGGCACTCGCTGACGCCGCTGCGGTCCCGGTCGGCGCGGGAGCGGTGAACACCCTTCCGGTAGCCCCCCCGTTTGGGCAGTTCATCGGTGGCCAGTACGGGCGCAATCTTCCGACCTACGGTTTCCGGCCCGCGGTGATGGCGAAGCCACCGGCCGCCGGCTGA
- the metK gene encoding methionine adenosyltransferase, with translation MSEKGRLFTSESVTEGHPDKICDAISDSVLDALLAADPRSRVAVETLVTTGQVHVVGEVTTTAKEAFADITNTVRARILEIGYDTSDKGFDGATCGVNIGIGAQSPDIAQGVDTAHEARVEGAADPLDSQGAGDQGLMFGYAINDTPELMPLPIALAHRLSRRLTEVRKNGVLPYLRPDGKTQVTIAYEDNVPVRLDTVVISTQHSADIDLAKTLDPDIRAKVLNTVLDDLAHETLDASSVRVLVNPTGKFVLGGPMGDAGLTGRKIIVDTYGGWARHGGGAFSGKDPSKVDRSAAYAMRWVAKNVVAAGLAERVEVQVAYAIGKAAPVGLFVETFGSEAVDPLKIEKAIGEVFDLRPGAIIRDLNLLRPIYAPTAAYGHFGRTDIELPWEQTNKVDDLKSAI, from the coding sequence GTGAGCGAAAAGGGTCGGCTGTTTACCAGTGAGTCGGTGACAGAGGGACATCCCGACAAGATCTGTGACGCGATCAGCGACTCGGTCCTTGATGCGCTTCTGGCGGCGGACCCCCGCTCACGCGTGGCGGTCGAGACGCTGGTGACCACCGGGCAGGTGCACGTAGTGGGCGAGGTGACGACGACGGCGAAGGAGGCGTTCGCCGATATCACCAATACGGTCCGCGCACGGATCCTCGAGATCGGCTACGACACGTCGGACAAGGGTTTCGACGGGGCGACGTGTGGGGTGAACATCGGCATCGGCGCGCAGTCACCCGACATCGCCCAGGGTGTCGACACCGCGCACGAGGCCCGGGTGGAGGGCGCAGCCGATCCGCTGGACTCTCAGGGTGCCGGTGACCAGGGCCTGATGTTTGGCTACGCGATCAACGACACCCCGGAGCTGATGCCGCTCCCCATCGCGCTGGCCCACCGGCTGTCACGGCGACTCACCGAGGTCCGCAAGAACGGAGTGCTGCCCTACCTGCGTCCGGACGGCAAGACGCAGGTCACCATCGCCTACGAGGACAACGTTCCGGTGCGGCTGGACACCGTGGTGATCTCCACCCAACACTCGGCCGATATCGACCTGGCGAAGACGCTGGATCCCGATATCCGAGCGAAGGTGCTTAACACCGTGCTCGACGATCTGGCCCACGAGACCCTGGACGCGTCGTCGGTGCGGGTGCTGGTGAACCCGACCGGCAAGTTCGTTCTCGGCGGGCCGATGGGCGACGCGGGGTTGACCGGCCGCAAGATTATCGTCGACACCTACGGCGGTTGGGCCCGGCACGGCGGCGGCGCCTTCTCCGGGAAGGACCCGTCCAAGGTGGACCGGTCGGCCGCCTACGCGATGCGCTGGGTGGCCAAGAACGTCGTCGCCGCCGGGCTGGCGGAACGGGTCGAGGTGCAGGTGGCCTACGCGATCGGTAAAGCGGCGCCCGTCGGCCTGTTCGTCGAAACGTTCGGCTCCGAGGCCGTCGACCCGCTCAAGATCGAGAAGGCCATCGGCGAGGTGTTCGATCTGCGGCCCGGTGCCATCATCCGCGACCTGAACCTGCTGCGCCCGATTTATGCGCCGACGGCTGCCTACGGGCATTTCGGCCGGACCGACATCGAACTGCCGTGGGAGCAGACCAACAAGGTCGACGACCTCAAGAGCGCGATCTAG
- the rpoZ gene encoding DNA-directed RNA polymerase subunit omega: MSIPQSDASLASLPAVDQFDPSAGGSGGYDTPLGITNPPIDELLDRVSSKYALVIYAAKRARQINDYYNQLGEGILEYVGPLVEPGLQEKPLSIALREIHADLLEHTEGE, translated from the coding sequence GTGAGTATTCCGCAGTCCGACGCGTCGTTGGCCTCCCTTCCCGCCGTAGATCAGTTCGATCCATCGGCCGGGGGATCGGGTGGCTACGACACCCCGCTGGGCATCACCAACCCGCCCATCGACGAGTTGCTGGACCGCGTCTCGAGCAAATACGCCCTAGTGATCTACGCGGCCAAGCGGGCCCGCCAGATCAACGACTACTACAACCAGCTCGGCGAGGGCATCCTCGAATACGTGGGCCCGCTGGTCGAGCCGGGGTTGCAGGAAAAGCCGTTGTCCATCGCGTTGCGTGAGATCCACGCCGATCTGCTCGAGCACACCGAGGGCGAGTAA
- a CDS encoding flavin-containing monooxygenase has protein sequence MPDYHALIVGAGFSGIGAAIKLDRAGFTDYLVVEAGDGVGGTWYWNTYPGIAVDIPSFSYQFSFEQSRHWSRTYAPGHELKAYAEHCVDKYGIRSRIRFNTKVIAAEFDDHQSLWRVHTDPGGEVSARFLISASGVLTVPKLPDIDGVDSFDGVTMHTARWDHRQDLTGKRVGIIGTGASAVQIIPEIAPIVAHLTVFQRTPIWCFPKLDVPLPAPTRWAMRIPGGRTVQRLLSQAFVEATFPIAAHYFTVFPLARLMASAGRRYLRHQVKDPAVREQLTPRYAVGCKRPGFHNTYLATFNRDNVRLVTEPIDKITPSAVATTDGTCHEIDVLVLATGFKVLDTDEALTYAVTGTSGQSLSRFWDQHRTQAYEGVSVPGYPNFFTVFGPYGYVGSSYFALIETQTHHIVRCLNRARHNSATRVEVTTEANARYFAEVMRRRYRQVFWQDSCRLANSYYFDKNGDVPLRPTTTAEAYWRSRHFDLDDYRFTA, from the coding sequence GGGCGGGCTTCACCGATTACCTAGTGGTCGAAGCCGGCGACGGAGTCGGCGGGACCTGGTACTGGAACACTTATCCCGGTATCGCCGTGGATATTCCATCGTTCTCTTACCAGTTCTCGTTCGAGCAGAGCCGGCACTGGTCGCGCACGTATGCACCCGGGCACGAGCTCAAGGCCTACGCCGAACACTGCGTCGACAAGTACGGCATCCGGTCGCGAATCCGGTTCAACACCAAGGTTATCGCCGCCGAATTCGACGACCACCAGAGTTTGTGGCGCGTGCACACCGATCCAGGCGGCGAGGTTAGTGCCAGGTTCCTGATCAGCGCCAGCGGTGTCCTGACGGTGCCGAAGCTGCCCGACATCGACGGGGTGGACTCGTTCGACGGCGTCACCATGCACACCGCACGCTGGGACCACCGCCAGGACCTGACCGGCAAACGCGTCGGGATTATCGGCACCGGCGCCTCCGCGGTCCAGATCATTCCCGAAATCGCGCCAATTGTCGCTCACCTCACCGTGTTTCAGCGCACCCCGATCTGGTGCTTCCCCAAGCTCGACGTCCCGCTGCCGGCGCCGACGCGCTGGGCGATGCGGATTCCCGGCGGCAGAACAGTCCAGCGACTACTCAGCCAGGCTTTCGTAGAAGCTACCTTCCCGATCGCGGCGCACTACTTCACGGTGTTTCCGCTCGCCCGATTGATGGCGTCAGCGGGACGCCGCTATCTGCGCCATCAGGTCAAAGATCCGGCGGTACGCGAGCAGCTCACCCCGCGCTACGCGGTGGGCTGCAAACGCCCCGGCTTCCACAACACCTATCTGGCCACGTTCAACCGCGACAACGTGCGCCTGGTCACCGAGCCAATCGACAAGATCACCCCCAGCGCGGTGGCCACCACCGACGGAACCTGCCATGAGATCGACGTGCTGGTGCTGGCGACCGGCTTCAAGGTGCTCGACACCGACGAGGCCCTGACCTACGCCGTTACCGGAACCAGCGGCCAGTCCCTCAGCCGGTTCTGGGACCAGCATCGAACGCAGGCCTACGAGGGCGTCAGCGTCCCCGGCTACCCGAACTTCTTCACCGTGTTCGGCCCATATGGCTACGTCGGCTCGTCGTACTTCGCGCTCATCGAGACCCAGACCCACCACATCGTGCGATGCCTGAACCGGGCCCGTCACAACAGCGCAACCCGTGTCGAGGTGACCACGGAGGCTAACGCCCGATACTTTGCCGAAGTGATGCGTCGCCGATACCGCCAGGTCTTCTGGCAGGACAGTTGCCGGCTGGCCAACAGCTACTACTTCGACAAGAACGGTGACGTCCCGTTGCGCCCGACCACCACGGCGGAGGCCTACTGGCGCAGTCGGCACTTTGATCTCGACGACTACCGCTTCACCGCGTAG
- a CDS encoding PE family protein, producing the protein MSFVTTYPELLSAAASNLQSLGAAFTVGNATAAGPTTAVVPAAADEVSALTAAQFAAHAQRYQALAARAVQIQDLFAATLATNAGSYAATETANATAAG; encoded by the coding sequence ATGTCTTTCGTTACTACGTATCCAGAACTGCTGTCGGCGGCAGCCAGCAATCTGCAGTCGCTTGGCGCCGCGTTTACCGTCGGCAATGCCACTGCTGCCGGGCCGACGACCGCGGTCGTACCCGCGGCCGCGGATGAGGTCTCGGCGCTGACCGCTGCGCAATTCGCCGCTCATGCCCAGAGGTATCAAGCGCTGGCCGCGCGTGCGGTCCAGATTCAGGACTTGTTCGCGGCGACACTGGCGACCAACGCGGGTTCGTATGCGGCAACTGAGACGGCCAACGCTACCGCGGCTGGCTGA
- the gmk gene encoding guanylate kinase, with protein MSVGEGPDANPAARRPPAAMGRVVVLSGPSAVGKSTVVRCLRDRIPNLHFSVSATTRAPRPGEVDGIDYHFVDLARFQDLIDQGELLEWAEIHGGLHRSGTLAQPVRDAAASGVPVLIEVDLAGARAVKAAMPEAISVFLAPPSWADLEARLIGRGTETADVIQRRLDTARIELAAQCDFDKVVVNRRLESACTELVSLLVGTVPGPA; from the coding sequence GTGAGCGTCGGTGAGGGACCGGACGCCAATCCCGCGGCACGCCGCCCACCAGCGGCTATGGGACGCGTGGTGGTGCTGTCCGGTCCCTCGGCCGTCGGCAAGTCCACCGTGGTTCGGTGTCTGCGTGACCGGATCCCGAACCTGCATTTCAGTGTTTCGGCCACGACGCGGGCGCCGCGCCCGGGCGAGGTCGACGGTATCGACTATCACTTCGTGGACCTCGCCCGCTTTCAGGACCTCATCGACCAGGGTGAGCTGCTGGAATGGGCCGAAATCCACGGTGGGCTACACCGATCGGGCACATTGGCCCAGCCGGTGCGGGACGCGGCAGCGTCCGGTGTTCCCGTGCTCATCGAGGTCGATTTGGCCGGTGCTAGGGCGGTCAAAGCGGCGATGCCCGAGGCCATCAGTGTGTTTCTGGCGCCACCCAGCTGGGCGGATCTGGAGGCCAGGTTGATCGGCCGCGGCACCGAAACGGCAGACGTTATTCAACGCCGCCTGGACACCGCGCGGATCGAACTGGCAGCCCAATGCGACTTCGACAAGGTCGTGGTGAACAGGCGATTGGAGTCTGCGTGCACGGAATTGGTATCCTTGCTGGTGGGAACCGTGCCGGGCCCCGCGTGA